One window of Oncorhynchus masou masou isolate Uvic2021 chromosome 28, UVic_Omas_1.1, whole genome shotgun sequence genomic DNA carries:
- the LOC135517825 gene encoding unconventional myosin-Ih-like isoform X1 has translation MEGSLTARDRVGIQDFVLLDAYTSESAVLDNLRKRFNENLIYTYIGTLLVSVNPYKELGIYTKKQMDIYMGVNFFELPPHIYALADNVYRTMLTETNNHFILISGESGAGKTEASKKILQFYAVSCPSTKLLDNVRDRLLLSNPVLEAFGNAKTLKNDNSSRFGKYMDIQFDHMGGAVGGHILSYLLEKSRVVHQNHGERSFHIFYQLVEGGEEDLLRWLGLERNCQRYSYLVQVGEGECAKVSSVNDKSDWKTVRKALSVIEFSESNIENLFAIIASVLHLGNVTLVADSQGYATLNNSPEIHWLSKLLGIPAQVIQVGLTHRKIEARSEEVLSPFTVDQAVYAKDALAKAIYSRTFTWLVNELNESLANKDSSRKTVIGLLDIYGFEVFSVNSFEQFCINYCNEKLQQLFIQLTLKSEQEEYEMEGIEWESVPYFNNKIICDLVEEKFKGIISVLDEECLRPGEATDMTFLEKLEEKMGGHPHFVTHKLADQKTRKILERGDFRLLHYAGEVTYSVVGFLDKNNDLLYRNIKEVMRQSKNAIVKHCFPSTEPDSKKRPETVATQFKSSLVGLTEILMSKEPWYVRCMKPNEGKQPGLFDDVLVRHQVKYLGLMEHLRVRRAGFAYRRRYEIFLQRYKPLCPDTWPNWKGTAAEGVECLIKHLGYKPDEYKMGRTKIFIRHPRTLFATEDAFEVCKHELATRIQAKYKGYRVKGDYMRQRQAATKIETCWRGMKARREREKRAWAVKVIKRFIKGFMTRNQPACVDNTEYLAFVRQNYLTRLKENLPKTVVDKNTWLTPPPIMQEASQMLRKLYTRHMVRRYVQGIMTERKAQLQIKGLTSSIFKGTKENYPHSVGIPFVDTRISEEDIHIKVYQMIRQEHIKYSVPVVKYDRNGFRPRFRQLIYTGSAAYLVEEAKIKQRVEFNNLKGVSVSTLSDNFLILHVQCEDIKQKGDLVLQCDYLFEALTKLCLVANKHNFIKVVQGSVKFDIQPGREGFVDFKSGQETMIYRAKNGHLMVESTRTKSRAMIQN, from the exons ATGGAGGGCTCCCTTACGGCCCGGGATCGGGTGGGCATCCAGGATTTCGTTTTGCTGGACGCCTACACAAGTGAGAGTGCCGTCCTGGACAACTTGAGGAAACGCTTCAACGAGAACCTCATTTAC ACCTACATTGGTACGCTCTTAGTGTCAGTGAACCCCTACAAAGAGCTGGGAATCTACACCAAGAAGCAGATGGATATTTACATGGGCGTCAACTTTTTTGAGCTTCCACCCCACAT CTACGCCCTGGCAGACAATGTCTACCGCACCATGTTAACAGAGACCAACAACCACTTCATCTTGATCTCAGGGGAGAGTGGAGCAGGAAAGACGGAGGCCTCCAAGAAGATCCTGCAGTTCTACGCTGTGAGCTGCCCCAGTACCAAACTGCTGGACAACGTTCGAGACCGACTGCTGCTGTCCAACCCTGTGCTCGAG GCTTTCGGAAATGCCAAAACCCTGAAGAATGACAATTCAAGCCGCTTTGGGAAGTACATGGATATTCAGTTTGATCACATG GGGGGAGCTGTTGGTGGCCACATCCTCAGTTATCTACTGGAGAAGTCCCGGGTGGTGCATCAGAACCATGGAGAGAGAAGCTTCCACATCTTCTACcagctggtggagggaggagaggaggacctgcTACGCTGGCTGGGTCTGGAGAGGAACTGTCAGCGCTACAGTTACCTGGTACAGGTGGGAGAG GGGGAATGTGCCAAAGTCAGCTCAGTCAACGACAAGAGTGACTGGAAGACGGTACGGAAAGCCCTCAGTGTCATAGAGTTCAGTGAGAGCAATATAGAG AACCTGTTTGCAATCATTGCTAGCGTACTTCACCTGGGAAATGTTACGCTTGTGGCTGACTCACAGGGATACGCCACTCTCAACAACAGTCCGGAGATACATTGGCTGTCCAAG TTGCTGGGCATTCCTGCACAGGTGATACAGGTGGGTTTGACACACAGGAAGATTGAGGCCCGGTCAGAAGAG GTGCTCAGTCCCTTCACCGTTGACCAGGCAGTATATGCCAAGGACGCTCTAGCCAAAGCCATCTATAGCCGCACCTTCACCTGGCTGGTCAACGAGCTCAATGAGTCTTTAGCAAACAAG GATTCCTCCAGGAAGACCGTGATTGGTCTGCTTGACATCTATGGGTTTGAGGTCTTCAGTGTGAACAG CTTTGAGCAGTTCTGCATCAACTACTGTAATGAGAAACTGCAGCAGCTATTCATCCAGCTGACACTGAAGTCAGAGCAGGAGGAGTACGAGATGGAGGGGATTGAA TGGGAGTCAGTGCCATACTTCAACAACAAGATCATCTGTGACCTGGTGGAGGAGAAATTCAAAGGCATCATTTCAGTGCTA GACGAGGAGTGTCTACGTCCGGGAGAGGCCACAGACATGACCTTCCTGGAGAAGCTGGAGGAGAAGATGGGAGGTCACCCCCATTTCGTCAC ACACAAGCTGGCTGACCAGAAGACCCGGAAGATTCTGGAACGAGGAGACTTCCGCCTCTTACACTACGCAGGGGAAGTCACATACAGTGTGGTCG GATTCCTGGACAAAAATAATGATCTCCTGTACAGGAACATTAAAGAG GTTATGCGCCAGTCTAAGAATGCCATTGTTAAACACTGCTTTCCCAGCACTGAGCCGGACAGCAAGAAGAGACCTGAAACA GTGGCCACTCAGTTTAAGAGCAGTCTGGTAGGCCTGACTGAGATCCTCATGTCTAAAGAGCCCTGGTACGTCCGCTGTATGAAGCCTAATGAAGGCAAGCAGCCAG GGCTCTTTGACGATGTGTTGGTGAGACACCAGGTGAAGTACCTGGGGCTGATGGAGCACCTGAGGGTCAGACGGGCCGGCTTCGCTTACCGCCGGAGATATGAGATCTTTCTGCAGAG GTACAAGCCCCTGTGTCCAGACACCTGGCCTAACTGGAAAGGTACAGCCGCAGAGGGGGTGGAGTGCCTGATCAAGCACCTGGGCTACAAGCCTGATGAGTACAAAATGGGAAG GACCAAGATCTTCATCCGCCATCCCAGGACTCTGTTTGCCACCGAAGACGCCTTTGAGGTCTGCAAGCATGAGCTGG CTACAAGGATCCAGGCAAAGTACAAAGGCTACAGAGTGAAGGGAGACTACATGAGACAGAGACAAGCAG CTACAAAGATTGAGACATGCTGGAGAGGCATGaaggccaggagagagagggagaagagagcctGGGCTGTTAAGGTCATTAAGAG GTTCATCAAGGGCTTCATGACTAGAAATCAGCCAGCCTGTGTTGACAACACAGAGTACCTGGCATTTGTCAGGCAAAACTACCTCACACGGCTCAAGGAGAATCTACCCAAAACAGTTGTGGACAAGAACACCTGGCTAACCCCACCTCCCATTATGCAGGAG GCCTCACAGATGTTGAGGAAACTTTACACCCGGCACATGGTACGGAGGTATGTACAAGGAATCATGACAGAGCGGAAAGCACAG ttgcaaatcAAAGGATTGACCAGTTCCATATTCAAAGGAACAAAAGAGAACTACCCTCACAGTGTGGGAATACCATTCGTGGACACCAGGATAA GTGAGGAAGATATCCACATTAAAGTCTACCAGATGATTAGGCAAGAACACATCAAG TACAGTGTCCCTGTGGTGAAGTACGACAGGAATGGCTTCAGGCCACGTTTCAGACAGCTGATCTACACTGGAAGTGCAGCCTACCTGGTGGAGGAGGCCAAGATCAAACAGCGGGTGGAGTTCAACAACCTCAAAG GTGTGTCTGTCAGCACCCTGAGTGACAACTTCCTGATCCTCCATGTCCAATGTGAGGATATCAAGCAAAAG GGGGACCTGGTGCTGCAGTGTGACTACCTGTTTGAGGCCTTGACCAAGTTGTGTCTGGTGGCCAACAAGCACAATTTTATCAAAGTAGTCCAGGGCAG TGTAAAGTTTGACATCCAGCCTGGCAGAGAGGGGTTTGTTGACTTCAAGAGTGGCCAGGAGACCATGATTTACAGAGCAAAGAATGGCCATCTGATGGTG GAATCAACTCGAACAAAGTCCCGGGCAATGATACAAAATTGA
- the LOC135517825 gene encoding unconventional myosin-Ih-like isoform X2: MEGSLTARDRVGIQDFVLLDAYTSESAVLDNLRKRFNENLIYTYIGTLLVSVNPYKELGIYTKKQMDIYMGVNFFELPPHIYALADNVYRTMLTETNNHFILISGESGAGKTEASKKILQFYAVSCPSTKLLDNVRDRLLLSNPVLEAFGNAKTLKNDNSSRFGKYMDIQFDHMGGAVGGHILSYLLEKSRVVHQNHGERSFHIFYQLVEGGEEDLLRWLGLERNCQRYSYLVQGECAKVSSVNDKSDWKTVRKALSVIEFSESNIENLFAIIASVLHLGNVTLVADSQGYATLNNSPEIHWLSKLLGIPAQVIQVGLTHRKIEARSEEVLSPFTVDQAVYAKDALAKAIYSRTFTWLVNELNESLANKDSSRKTVIGLLDIYGFEVFSVNSFEQFCINYCNEKLQQLFIQLTLKSEQEEYEMEGIEWESVPYFNNKIICDLVEEKFKGIISVLDEECLRPGEATDMTFLEKLEEKMGGHPHFVTHKLADQKTRKILERGDFRLLHYAGEVTYSVVGFLDKNNDLLYRNIKEVMRQSKNAIVKHCFPSTEPDSKKRPETVATQFKSSLVGLTEILMSKEPWYVRCMKPNEGKQPGLFDDVLVRHQVKYLGLMEHLRVRRAGFAYRRRYEIFLQRYKPLCPDTWPNWKGTAAEGVECLIKHLGYKPDEYKMGRTKIFIRHPRTLFATEDAFEVCKHELATRIQAKYKGYRVKGDYMRQRQAATKIETCWRGMKARREREKRAWAVKVIKRFIKGFMTRNQPACVDNTEYLAFVRQNYLTRLKENLPKTVVDKNTWLTPPPIMQEASQMLRKLYTRHMVRRYVQGIMTERKAQLQIKGLTSSIFKGTKENYPHSVGIPFVDTRISEEDIHIKVYQMIRQEHIKYSVPVVKYDRNGFRPRFRQLIYTGSAAYLVEEAKIKQRVEFNNLKGVSVSTLSDNFLILHVQCEDIKQKGDLVLQCDYLFEALTKLCLVANKHNFIKVVQGSVKFDIQPGREGFVDFKSGQETMIYRAKNGHLMVESTRTKSRAMIQN, translated from the exons ATGGAGGGCTCCCTTACGGCCCGGGATCGGGTGGGCATCCAGGATTTCGTTTTGCTGGACGCCTACACAAGTGAGAGTGCCGTCCTGGACAACTTGAGGAAACGCTTCAACGAGAACCTCATTTAC ACCTACATTGGTACGCTCTTAGTGTCAGTGAACCCCTACAAAGAGCTGGGAATCTACACCAAGAAGCAGATGGATATTTACATGGGCGTCAACTTTTTTGAGCTTCCACCCCACAT CTACGCCCTGGCAGACAATGTCTACCGCACCATGTTAACAGAGACCAACAACCACTTCATCTTGATCTCAGGGGAGAGTGGAGCAGGAAAGACGGAGGCCTCCAAGAAGATCCTGCAGTTCTACGCTGTGAGCTGCCCCAGTACCAAACTGCTGGACAACGTTCGAGACCGACTGCTGCTGTCCAACCCTGTGCTCGAG GCTTTCGGAAATGCCAAAACCCTGAAGAATGACAATTCAAGCCGCTTTGGGAAGTACATGGATATTCAGTTTGATCACATG GGGGGAGCTGTTGGTGGCCACATCCTCAGTTATCTACTGGAGAAGTCCCGGGTGGTGCATCAGAACCATGGAGAGAGAAGCTTCCACATCTTCTACcagctggtggagggaggagaggaggacctgcTACGCTGGCTGGGTCTGGAGAGGAACTGTCAGCGCTACAGTTACCTGGTACAG GGGGAATGTGCCAAAGTCAGCTCAGTCAACGACAAGAGTGACTGGAAGACGGTACGGAAAGCCCTCAGTGTCATAGAGTTCAGTGAGAGCAATATAGAG AACCTGTTTGCAATCATTGCTAGCGTACTTCACCTGGGAAATGTTACGCTTGTGGCTGACTCACAGGGATACGCCACTCTCAACAACAGTCCGGAGATACATTGGCTGTCCAAG TTGCTGGGCATTCCTGCACAGGTGATACAGGTGGGTTTGACACACAGGAAGATTGAGGCCCGGTCAGAAGAG GTGCTCAGTCCCTTCACCGTTGACCAGGCAGTATATGCCAAGGACGCTCTAGCCAAAGCCATCTATAGCCGCACCTTCACCTGGCTGGTCAACGAGCTCAATGAGTCTTTAGCAAACAAG GATTCCTCCAGGAAGACCGTGATTGGTCTGCTTGACATCTATGGGTTTGAGGTCTTCAGTGTGAACAG CTTTGAGCAGTTCTGCATCAACTACTGTAATGAGAAACTGCAGCAGCTATTCATCCAGCTGACACTGAAGTCAGAGCAGGAGGAGTACGAGATGGAGGGGATTGAA TGGGAGTCAGTGCCATACTTCAACAACAAGATCATCTGTGACCTGGTGGAGGAGAAATTCAAAGGCATCATTTCAGTGCTA GACGAGGAGTGTCTACGTCCGGGAGAGGCCACAGACATGACCTTCCTGGAGAAGCTGGAGGAGAAGATGGGAGGTCACCCCCATTTCGTCAC ACACAAGCTGGCTGACCAGAAGACCCGGAAGATTCTGGAACGAGGAGACTTCCGCCTCTTACACTACGCAGGGGAAGTCACATACAGTGTGGTCG GATTCCTGGACAAAAATAATGATCTCCTGTACAGGAACATTAAAGAG GTTATGCGCCAGTCTAAGAATGCCATTGTTAAACACTGCTTTCCCAGCACTGAGCCGGACAGCAAGAAGAGACCTGAAACA GTGGCCACTCAGTTTAAGAGCAGTCTGGTAGGCCTGACTGAGATCCTCATGTCTAAAGAGCCCTGGTACGTCCGCTGTATGAAGCCTAATGAAGGCAAGCAGCCAG GGCTCTTTGACGATGTGTTGGTGAGACACCAGGTGAAGTACCTGGGGCTGATGGAGCACCTGAGGGTCAGACGGGCCGGCTTCGCTTACCGCCGGAGATATGAGATCTTTCTGCAGAG GTACAAGCCCCTGTGTCCAGACACCTGGCCTAACTGGAAAGGTACAGCCGCAGAGGGGGTGGAGTGCCTGATCAAGCACCTGGGCTACAAGCCTGATGAGTACAAAATGGGAAG GACCAAGATCTTCATCCGCCATCCCAGGACTCTGTTTGCCACCGAAGACGCCTTTGAGGTCTGCAAGCATGAGCTGG CTACAAGGATCCAGGCAAAGTACAAAGGCTACAGAGTGAAGGGAGACTACATGAGACAGAGACAAGCAG CTACAAAGATTGAGACATGCTGGAGAGGCATGaaggccaggagagagagggagaagagagcctGGGCTGTTAAGGTCATTAAGAG GTTCATCAAGGGCTTCATGACTAGAAATCAGCCAGCCTGTGTTGACAACACAGAGTACCTGGCATTTGTCAGGCAAAACTACCTCACACGGCTCAAGGAGAATCTACCCAAAACAGTTGTGGACAAGAACACCTGGCTAACCCCACCTCCCATTATGCAGGAG GCCTCACAGATGTTGAGGAAACTTTACACCCGGCACATGGTACGGAGGTATGTACAAGGAATCATGACAGAGCGGAAAGCACAG ttgcaaatcAAAGGATTGACCAGTTCCATATTCAAAGGAACAAAAGAGAACTACCCTCACAGTGTGGGAATACCATTCGTGGACACCAGGATAA GTGAGGAAGATATCCACATTAAAGTCTACCAGATGATTAGGCAAGAACACATCAAG TACAGTGTCCCTGTGGTGAAGTACGACAGGAATGGCTTCAGGCCACGTTTCAGACAGCTGATCTACACTGGAAGTGCAGCCTACCTGGTGGAGGAGGCCAAGATCAAACAGCGGGTGGAGTTCAACAACCTCAAAG GTGTGTCTGTCAGCACCCTGAGTGACAACTTCCTGATCCTCCATGTCCAATGTGAGGATATCAAGCAAAAG GGGGACCTGGTGCTGCAGTGTGACTACCTGTTTGAGGCCTTGACCAAGTTGTGTCTGGTGGCCAACAAGCACAATTTTATCAAAGTAGTCCAGGGCAG TGTAAAGTTTGACATCCAGCCTGGCAGAGAGGGGTTTGTTGACTTCAAGAGTGGCCAGGAGACCATGATTTACAGAGCAAAGAATGGCCATCTGATGGTG GAATCAACTCGAACAAAGTCCCGGGCAATGATACAAAATTGA